From one Eucalyptus grandis isolate ANBG69807.140 chromosome 9, ASM1654582v1, whole genome shotgun sequence genomic stretch:
- the LOC104419318 gene encoding ABC transporter B family member 15 isoform X1, with protein sequence MGNERQSNVAEEKKMKEEKKKGWSSIGSIFMHADGVDKCLMGLGFFGTIADGFSTPLVLFVTSQLMNNIGSASSMDPASFRHSMNKNALVLLYIACGLSFACFLEGYCWTRTGERQAARMRARYLRAVLRQDVTYFDMHVTSTSDIVTSVSSDSLVIQDVLSEKVPNFLVNISLFVGSYIAAFVMLWRLAIVGFPFVTFLIIPGMIYGRTLITIARKIREEYNKAGTIAEQALSSIRTVYAFAGESKTLSEFSKALEGSVKLGLRQGLAKGLAIGSNSIVFAIWSFMAYYGSRMVMYHGYKGGTVYVVGAAITFGGVALGTALSNLKYFSEACSAGERIEEVIKRVPPIDPENMEGETIPNLEGNLKFRHIEFAYPSRPENIIFRDFSLTIPSGKTLALVGGSGSGKSTVISLLQRFYDPLSGQILLDGIAINKLQIKWLRSQMGLVSQEPTLFATSIKENILFGKENAEMKEVIEAAKASNAHNFISQLPQGYNTQVGERGIQLSGGQKQRIAIARAIIKAPRILLLDEATSALDSESEKIVQDALDRASIGRTTIIIAHRLSTVRHANNIAVIQNGQVIETGNHEELIQNEDGLYTSLVNLQKSEKQKPTDQVEKPENQITSSILSMDGYSTSSRLSLSKVSRSSSARSMAAVSLDDQKIPIPSFRRLIALNMPEWKQATLGCIGAVLYGAVQPVYAFAMGSMISVYFLKDPEEIKAKVRIYAFCFLGLAVFSLAVNVIQHYNFAFMGEYLTKRVREKMLSKILTFEVGWFDQDQNSSGSVCSRLANDANVVRSLVGDRMALIVQTCSAIIIAFTMGLIIAWRLALVVIAAQPLIIVSFYMRRVLLKTMSQKAIKAQEESSKLAADAVSNHRTITSFSSQERILKMLEKAQEAPERESIRQSWYAGIGLAASQFFMKCVWALDFWYGGKLISQGQITSKALFETFMILISTGKVIADAGSMTTDLAKGSDTVGSVFAILDRQTRIEPEGMEGYRPKKITGHVEFCRVDFAYPERLDVIILKDFSFKIEAGKSTALVGQSGSGKSTLICLIERFYDPIRGTVKIDGRDLRSYHLRALRKHIALVSQEPTLFAGTIRENIVYGISREMSETEIVEATRAANAHDFIMTLKDGYNTWCGDKGVQLSGGQKQRVAIARAILRNPTLLLLDEATSALDSQSEKVVQNALERLMVGRTTLVVAHRLSTIQRCDVIAVLDKGKVVERGSHSSLLAKGPTGAYYSLVNLQSVLSVPECLE encoded by the exons AAGGGTACTGTTGGACCAGGACTGGTGAGAGGCAAGCGGCGAGAATGAGAGCCAGATACTTGAGAGCTGTGCTCAGGCAAGACGTGACCTACTTCGATATGCATGTGACGAGCACGTCCGATATCGTCACCAGTGTATCCAGCGACAGTCTCGTGATTCAGGACGTCCTGAGCGAGAAG GTCCCTAATTTTCTTGTCAACATATCGCTGTTTGTCGGGAGCTATATAGCGGCATTCGTAATGTTGTGGAGACTGGCCATAGTTGGGTTCCCCTTTGTTACGTTTCTCATCATTCCGGGCATGATATATGGGAGGACTCTTATAACAATTGCAAGAAAGATAAGGGAAGAGTACAATAAGGCTGGCACAATTGCAGAACAGGCACTTTCTTCCATCAGAACAGTATATGCCTTTGCTGGTGAGAGCAAAACACTTTCTGAGTTTTCTAAAGCTCTTGAAGGCTCCGTGAAGTTGGGGCTGAGGCAGGGCTTGGCCAAAGGCTTGGCGATCGGAAGCAACAGTATCGTGTTTGCCATTTGGTCTTTCATGGCATATTACGGAAGTAGGATGGTGATGTACCATGGCTATAAAGGTGGAACGGTTTATGTTGTTGGCGCAGCCATTACTTTTGGCGGAGT GGCATTGGGTACTGCTTTATCCAACCTCAAGTACTTCTCGGAAGCGTGTTCCGCAGGCGAGCGTATAGAGGAAGTGATAAAGAGAGTGCCCCCTATTGATCCAGAGAATATGGAGGGGGAGACAATACCAAATTTGGAAGGAAACCTCAAATTTAGACACATCGAGTTTGCATATCCATCGAGACCTGAAAACATCATCTTCAGGGACTTCTCTCTCACGATCCCATCAGGAAAGACTCTAGCTTTAGTTGGTGGCAGCGGCTCCGGAAAATCCACAGTGATATCGCTCCTGCAGAGGTTCTATGACCCACTTAGCGGACAAATACTCCTTGATGGGATCGCCATTAATAAGCTGCAAATTAAATGGCTTAGATCGCAAATGGGACTAGTGAGCCAAGAGCCGACACTCTTTGCGACTAGCATAAAGGAGAACATACTCTTTGGAAAGGAGAATGCCGAGATGAAGGAGGTGATCGAAGCTGCCAAGGCTTCCAATGCTCATAACTTCATCAGTCAGTTGCCTCAGGGGTACAATACGCAG GTAGGGGAAAGAGGCATCCAATTGTCAGGAGGGCAGAAGCAGAGAATAGCGATTGCGCGAGCAATTATTAAAGCACCCAGAATCCTTCTCCTAGATGAAGCGACGAGCGCGTTAGATTCTGAATCGGAGAAAATCGTCCAAGACGCACTCGATCGAGCTTCCATTGGTCGTACAACAATCATCATTGCTCACCGGCTATCTACTGTACGACATGCCAATAATATCGCGGTCATTCAGAATGGGCAAGTGATAGAGACTGGCAATCATGAAGAGCTCATCCAGAATGAAGACGGCCTCTACACCTCCTTGGTCAATCTTCAGAAATCAGAGAAACAGAAACCGACAGATCAAGTTGAGAAACCCGAGAACCAAATCACATCTTCCATATTAAGCATGGATGGATATAGTACCAGTAGCCGCCTTAGCCTATCTAAGGTGAGTCGCTCCAGCTCAGCGAGGTCAATGGCAGCAGTTAGTTTGGATGATCAGAAGATCCCCATTCCATCTTTCCGAAGATTGATAGCTTTGAACATGCCGGAGTGGAAACAAGCCACCCTGGGGTGCATCGGCGCCGTCTTATACGGTGCAGTTCAACCGGTGTATGCTTTTGCCATGGGCTCGATGATCTCagtttattttttgaaagacCCCGAGGAGATAAAAGCAAAGGTAAGGATTTATGCATTCTGCTTTCTGGGTTTGGCTGTGTTCTCGCTCGCTGTCAATGTGATCCAGCATTACAATTTCGCTTTTATGGGGGAGTACTTGACTAAGAGGGTCCGAGAGAAGATGCTCTCTAAAATCCTGACTTTCGAAGTCGGATGGTTCGATCAAGATCAGAACTCCAGCGGTTCGGTTTGTTCTAGACTCGCTAATGATGCCAATGTG GTGAGATCTCTGGTGGGTGACCGAATGGCTCTTATCGTGCAGACATGCTCGGCTATAATAATTGCGTTCACCATGGGTCTGATCATCGCCTGGAGACTCGCCCTCGTAGTGATAGCTGCGCAACCCCTTATTATAGTCTCCTTCTACATGAGACGAGTGCTACTAAAGACCATGTCTCAGAAGGCCATCAAGGCTCAAGAGGAAAGTAGCAAGCTCGCAGCAGACGCAGTCTCCAACCACCGAACCATCACTTCGTTCTCTTCCCAAGAGCGCATCCTCAAAATGCTTGAGAAAGCCCAGGAAGCCCCGGAACGAGAGAGCATCCGGCAGTCGTGGTATGCTGGTATCGGACTAGCTGCCTCGCAATTCTTCATGAAGTGCGTTTGGGCTTTAGATTTCTGGTACGGAGGCAAGTTGATATCTCAAGGGCAAATCACATCAAAAGCGCTCTTCGAGACGTTCATGATCTTGATCAGCACAGGCAAAGTGATTGCAGACGCCGGAAGCATGACCACAGACCTTGCCAAGGGCTCAGACACGGTTGGGTCCGTGTTTGCCATATTGGACCGGCAGACTAGAATAgaacctgaaggcatggaaggttaccgaccaaaaaaaattacaggCCACGTAGAGTTTTGCAGGGTAGATTTTGCATACCCGGAAAGGCTGGATGTCATCATCTTAAAGGACTTCTCATTCAAAATCGAAGCGGGGAAATCGACCGCCTTAGTCGGACAGAGCGGATCTGGAAAATCGACCCTCATTTGCTTGATCGAAAGATTCTACGATCCAATCAGAGGTACGGTAAAAATCGATGGACGAGATCTGAGGTCATACCACCTCAGGGCCTTACGGAAGCACATAGCATTGGTTAGTCAGGAACCAACTCTATTCGCCGGCACAATAAGAGAGAACATTGTCTATGGGATATCCCGCGAGATGAGTGAAACGGAAATCGTTGAGGCTACTCGGGCTGCAAATGCTCACGACTTCATTATGACATTAAAGGATGGATACAACACATGGTGCGGGGACAAAGGGGTCCAGCTCTCGGGGGGACAAAAGCAGAGAGTCGCCATTGCAAGAGCCATACTGCGAAACCCGACACTGTTGTTGCTTGATGAGGCGACTAGTGCGCTTGACAGCCAATCAGAGAAGGTGGTGCAGAACGCGTTGGAGCGCTTAATGGTTGGACGAACCACGTTAGTAGTGGCACATAGGTTGAGTACCATACAAAGGTGCGATGTGATTGCCGTGCTAGACAAAGGGAAAGTGGTGGAGAGGGGGAGTCACTCTTCCTTGTTGGCTAAGGGTCCAACCGGAGCTTACTACTCGCTTGTGAACCTCCAGAGCGTGCTGAGCGTCCCAGAATGTCTTGAATAA
- the LOC104419318 gene encoding ABC transporter B family member 15 isoform X2, producing MRARYLRAVLRQDVTYFDMHVTSTSDIVTSVSSDSLVIQDVLSEKVPNFLVNISLFVGSYIAAFVMLWRLAIVGFPFVTFLIIPGMIYGRTLITIARKIREEYNKAGTIAEQALSSIRTVYAFAGESKTLSEFSKALEGSVKLGLRQGLAKGLAIGSNSIVFAIWSFMAYYGSRMVMYHGYKGGTVYVVGAAITFGGVALGTALSNLKYFSEACSAGERIEEVIKRVPPIDPENMEGETIPNLEGNLKFRHIEFAYPSRPENIIFRDFSLTIPSGKTLALVGGSGSGKSTVISLLQRFYDPLSGQILLDGIAINKLQIKWLRSQMGLVSQEPTLFATSIKENILFGKENAEMKEVIEAAKASNAHNFISQLPQGYNTQVGERGIQLSGGQKQRIAIARAIIKAPRILLLDEATSALDSESEKIVQDALDRASIGRTTIIIAHRLSTVRHANNIAVIQNGQVIETGNHEELIQNEDGLYTSLVNLQKSEKQKPTDQVEKPENQITSSILSMDGYSTSSRLSLSKVSRSSSARSMAAVSLDDQKIPIPSFRRLIALNMPEWKQATLGCIGAVLYGAVQPVYAFAMGSMISVYFLKDPEEIKAKVRIYAFCFLGLAVFSLAVNVIQHYNFAFMGEYLTKRVREKMLSKILTFEVGWFDQDQNSSGSVCSRLANDANVVRSLVGDRMALIVQTCSAIIIAFTMGLIIAWRLALVVIAAQPLIIVSFYMRRVLLKTMSQKAIKAQEESSKLAADAVSNHRTITSFSSQERILKMLEKAQEAPERESIRQSWYAGIGLAASQFFMKCVWALDFWYGGKLISQGQITSKALFETFMILISTGKVIADAGSMTTDLAKGSDTVGSVFAILDRQTRIEPEGMEGYRPKKITGHVEFCRVDFAYPERLDVIILKDFSFKIEAGKSTALVGQSGSGKSTLICLIERFYDPIRGTVKIDGRDLRSYHLRALRKHIALVSQEPTLFAGTIRENIVYGISREMSETEIVEATRAANAHDFIMTLKDGYNTWCGDKGVQLSGGQKQRVAIARAILRNPTLLLLDEATSALDSQSEKVVQNALERLMVGRTTLVVAHRLSTIQRCDVIAVLDKGKVVERGSHSSLLAKGPTGAYYSLVNLQSVLSVPECLE from the exons ATGAGAGCCAGATACTTGAGAGCTGTGCTCAGGCAAGACGTGACCTACTTCGATATGCATGTGACGAGCACGTCCGATATCGTCACCAGTGTATCCAGCGACAGTCTCGTGATTCAGGACGTCCTGAGCGAGAAG GTCCCTAATTTTCTTGTCAACATATCGCTGTTTGTCGGGAGCTATATAGCGGCATTCGTAATGTTGTGGAGACTGGCCATAGTTGGGTTCCCCTTTGTTACGTTTCTCATCATTCCGGGCATGATATATGGGAGGACTCTTATAACAATTGCAAGAAAGATAAGGGAAGAGTACAATAAGGCTGGCACAATTGCAGAACAGGCACTTTCTTCCATCAGAACAGTATATGCCTTTGCTGGTGAGAGCAAAACACTTTCTGAGTTTTCTAAAGCTCTTGAAGGCTCCGTGAAGTTGGGGCTGAGGCAGGGCTTGGCCAAAGGCTTGGCGATCGGAAGCAACAGTATCGTGTTTGCCATTTGGTCTTTCATGGCATATTACGGAAGTAGGATGGTGATGTACCATGGCTATAAAGGTGGAACGGTTTATGTTGTTGGCGCAGCCATTACTTTTGGCGGAGT GGCATTGGGTACTGCTTTATCCAACCTCAAGTACTTCTCGGAAGCGTGTTCCGCAGGCGAGCGTATAGAGGAAGTGATAAAGAGAGTGCCCCCTATTGATCCAGAGAATATGGAGGGGGAGACAATACCAAATTTGGAAGGAAACCTCAAATTTAGACACATCGAGTTTGCATATCCATCGAGACCTGAAAACATCATCTTCAGGGACTTCTCTCTCACGATCCCATCAGGAAAGACTCTAGCTTTAGTTGGTGGCAGCGGCTCCGGAAAATCCACAGTGATATCGCTCCTGCAGAGGTTCTATGACCCACTTAGCGGACAAATACTCCTTGATGGGATCGCCATTAATAAGCTGCAAATTAAATGGCTTAGATCGCAAATGGGACTAGTGAGCCAAGAGCCGACACTCTTTGCGACTAGCATAAAGGAGAACATACTCTTTGGAAAGGAGAATGCCGAGATGAAGGAGGTGATCGAAGCTGCCAAGGCTTCCAATGCTCATAACTTCATCAGTCAGTTGCCTCAGGGGTACAATACGCAG GTAGGGGAAAGAGGCATCCAATTGTCAGGAGGGCAGAAGCAGAGAATAGCGATTGCGCGAGCAATTATTAAAGCACCCAGAATCCTTCTCCTAGATGAAGCGACGAGCGCGTTAGATTCTGAATCGGAGAAAATCGTCCAAGACGCACTCGATCGAGCTTCCATTGGTCGTACAACAATCATCATTGCTCACCGGCTATCTACTGTACGACATGCCAATAATATCGCGGTCATTCAGAATGGGCAAGTGATAGAGACTGGCAATCATGAAGAGCTCATCCAGAATGAAGACGGCCTCTACACCTCCTTGGTCAATCTTCAGAAATCAGAGAAACAGAAACCGACAGATCAAGTTGAGAAACCCGAGAACCAAATCACATCTTCCATATTAAGCATGGATGGATATAGTACCAGTAGCCGCCTTAGCCTATCTAAGGTGAGTCGCTCCAGCTCAGCGAGGTCAATGGCAGCAGTTAGTTTGGATGATCAGAAGATCCCCATTCCATCTTTCCGAAGATTGATAGCTTTGAACATGCCGGAGTGGAAACAAGCCACCCTGGGGTGCATCGGCGCCGTCTTATACGGTGCAGTTCAACCGGTGTATGCTTTTGCCATGGGCTCGATGATCTCagtttattttttgaaagacCCCGAGGAGATAAAAGCAAAGGTAAGGATTTATGCATTCTGCTTTCTGGGTTTGGCTGTGTTCTCGCTCGCTGTCAATGTGATCCAGCATTACAATTTCGCTTTTATGGGGGAGTACTTGACTAAGAGGGTCCGAGAGAAGATGCTCTCTAAAATCCTGACTTTCGAAGTCGGATGGTTCGATCAAGATCAGAACTCCAGCGGTTCGGTTTGTTCTAGACTCGCTAATGATGCCAATGTG GTGAGATCTCTGGTGGGTGACCGAATGGCTCTTATCGTGCAGACATGCTCGGCTATAATAATTGCGTTCACCATGGGTCTGATCATCGCCTGGAGACTCGCCCTCGTAGTGATAGCTGCGCAACCCCTTATTATAGTCTCCTTCTACATGAGACGAGTGCTACTAAAGACCATGTCTCAGAAGGCCATCAAGGCTCAAGAGGAAAGTAGCAAGCTCGCAGCAGACGCAGTCTCCAACCACCGAACCATCACTTCGTTCTCTTCCCAAGAGCGCATCCTCAAAATGCTTGAGAAAGCCCAGGAAGCCCCGGAACGAGAGAGCATCCGGCAGTCGTGGTATGCTGGTATCGGACTAGCTGCCTCGCAATTCTTCATGAAGTGCGTTTGGGCTTTAGATTTCTGGTACGGAGGCAAGTTGATATCTCAAGGGCAAATCACATCAAAAGCGCTCTTCGAGACGTTCATGATCTTGATCAGCACAGGCAAAGTGATTGCAGACGCCGGAAGCATGACCACAGACCTTGCCAAGGGCTCAGACACGGTTGGGTCCGTGTTTGCCATATTGGACCGGCAGACTAGAATAgaacctgaaggcatggaaggttaccgaccaaaaaaaattacaggCCACGTAGAGTTTTGCAGGGTAGATTTTGCATACCCGGAAAGGCTGGATGTCATCATCTTAAAGGACTTCTCATTCAAAATCGAAGCGGGGAAATCGACCGCCTTAGTCGGACAGAGCGGATCTGGAAAATCGACCCTCATTTGCTTGATCGAAAGATTCTACGATCCAATCAGAGGTACGGTAAAAATCGATGGACGAGATCTGAGGTCATACCACCTCAGGGCCTTACGGAAGCACATAGCATTGGTTAGTCAGGAACCAACTCTATTCGCCGGCACAATAAGAGAGAACATTGTCTATGGGATATCCCGCGAGATGAGTGAAACGGAAATCGTTGAGGCTACTCGGGCTGCAAATGCTCACGACTTCATTATGACATTAAAGGATGGATACAACACATGGTGCGGGGACAAAGGGGTCCAGCTCTCGGGGGGACAAAAGCAGAGAGTCGCCATTGCAAGAGCCATACTGCGAAACCCGACACTGTTGTTGCTTGATGAGGCGACTAGTGCGCTTGACAGCCAATCAGAGAAGGTGGTGCAGAACGCGTTGGAGCGCTTAATGGTTGGACGAACCACGTTAGTAGTGGCACATAGGTTGAGTACCATACAAAGGTGCGATGTGATTGCCGTGCTAGACAAAGGGAAAGTGGTGGAGAGGGGGAGTCACTCTTCCTTGTTGGCTAAGGGTCCAACCGGAGCTTACTACTCGCTTGTGAACCTCCAGAGCGTGCTGAGCGTCCCAGAATGTCTTGAATAA